A portion of the Glycine max cultivar Williams 82 chromosome 10, Glycine_max_v4.0, whole genome shotgun sequence genome contains these proteins:
- the LOC100800391 gene encoding zinc finger MYM-type protein 1 isoform X2, whose product MQPGRAEHFGFEVFTKSGYRDWKHASQGLKGHVGSHNSLHNSCVKHYNDYNNQRQSVTSKFAKATKESEELYKIRLTCSLDCSRYLIAQGMAFRGHDESSTSLNKGNFREMVDWVKSQNEQVRDAFDRGGKNCKMTCGDIQKELATCCAHEVTKVIMEELGDRQFSVLIDESRDISVKEQMAVMLRFLNDKGNVVERFIALHHVTDTSSKSLKDALYGILDKYTLSISRIRGQGYDGASNMRGEFNGLQRKILDENPYAFYVHCYAHRLQLVVVSVTSSCSSIHDFFEYITLIVNTTSASCKRRDALTEAQHKDILNKLESGEISRGRGLHQSSSLTRPGDTRWGSHHTTLLRLDQMWSFVLKVLSMVDEDGRGPSQAAGLIEKMESFKFAFILRLMLKLFGITNELSNVLQRKDLNIVNAMELVDVVKARLGTMRESGWNNFFADVQGFCVAKSIPVPNMDDEIPVRGRSRAEGRTITNLHHYRAKIFYVAIDKICVEIDHRFSEGSNIILDCFSCLDPKNSFSKFDVDKLARLADIYHADFSDDDRGTIRDQLETYVLQVRRNASFSTCEDVQSLAMKMVQTEKHLVFPLVYKLIELALILPVSTASVERAFSAMKIIKSKLRNKINDVWFNDLMVCYIEREIFKSLDDIDIIRTFTAKKSRKGHLPRNFI is encoded by the exons ATG CAACCCGGGAGGGCCGAGCACTTTGGTTTTGAAGTCTTCACTAAAAGCGGATATAGAGATTGGAAGCATGCATCTCAAGGCTTGAAAGGTCATGTTGGTAGTCATAATAGTTTGCACAACTCATGTGTCAAGCACTACAATGATTATAATAATCAAAGACAAAGTGTGACAAGTAAGTTTGCTAAAGCAACCAAGGAATCAGAAGAATTGTATAAGATTCGTTTGACTTGTTCTTTAGATTGTTCAAGATATCTCATAGCACAAGGCATGGCTTTCCGTGGCCATGATGAATCCTCTACTTCGCTAAATAAGGGCAATTTTAGAGAGATGGTAGATTGGGTAAAATCTCAGAATGAACAAGTGAGGGATGCTTTTGACCGTGGTGGAAAAAATTGCAAAATGACTTGCGGTGACATTCAAAAGGAGCTTGCAACGTGTTGTGCACATGAAGTTACCAAGGTGATTATGGAAGAGCTTGGTGATAGACAATTCTCCGTGCTTATTGACGAGTCACGTGATATATCCGTCAAAGAGCAAATGGCGGTGATGTTGAG gtttttgaatgacaaagggaaTGTTGTGGAACGATTTATTGCTCTACATCATGTCACAGATACTTCATCTAAGTCATTAAAGGATGCTCTTTATGGTATTCTTGATAAGTACACATTATCTATTTCAAGGATACGAGGGCAAGGATATGATGGAGCTTCAAATATGAGAGGTGAATTTAATggtttgcaaagaaaaattctaGATGAAAATCCTTATGCTTTCTATGTCCATTGTTATGCTCACCGTTTGCAATTGGTTGTTGTGTCTGTTACTAGTAGTTGCTCATCTATTCATGATTTCTTTGAGTACATCACCTTGATTGTGAATACAACAAGTGCATCTTGTAAGAGGAGGGATGCTTTGACAGAGGCACAAcacaaagatattttaaataaacttgaGAGTGGTGAGATATCTAGAGGAAGGGGCTTACACCAATCATCTAGTCTCACTAGACCCGGGGATACTAGATGGGGTTCACATCATACTACATTGCTTCGTTTGGATCAAATGTGGTCCTTCGTGTTAAAGGTGCTTAGTATGGTTGATGAAGATGGACGTGGACCATCTCAAGCAGCAGGTTTGATAGAAAAAATGGAGAGCTTTaaatttgcttttattttgagGTTAATGTTAAAGTTGTTTGGTATCACAAACGAGCTTTCAAATGTATTGCAAAGAAAAGATCTTAATATTGTGAATGCCATGGAATTAGTTGATGTTGTCAAAGCTCGGTTGGGCACAATGAGAGAGAGTGgctggaataatttttttgccgATGTCCAAGGATTTTGTGTAGCTAAAAGTATTCCGGTACCAAATATGGATGACGAAATACCGGTTCGGGGTCGTTCAAGAGCAGAAGGGAGGACTATCACTAATCTTCATCATTACCGTGCAAAGATTTTTTATGTTGCTATTGATAAAATATGTGTGGAGATAGATCACCGCTTTAGTGAAGGAAGTAACATTATACTTGATTGCTTCTCATGTCTTGACCCCAAGAACTCTTTCTCCAAGTTTGATGTTGATAAGCTTGCTCGTCTTGCTGATATTTATCATGCAGACTTTTCTGATGATGACCGAGGAACAATTAGGGATCAACTTGAAACTTATGTGCTTCAAGTGAGAAGAAATGCTTCTTTTTCCACTTGCGAAGATGTTCAAAGTTTGGCTATGAAGATGGTTCAAACTGAGAAACATTTGGTATTTCCATTGGTTTATAAACTTATTGAGCTAGCTTTGATATTGCCGGTGTCGACAGCATCCGTTGAAAGAGCTTTTTCAGCAATGAAGATTATCAAGTCTAAATTGCGCAATAAGATCAACGATGTGTGGTTCAATGACTTGATGGTATGTTACATCGAGCGGGAGATATTCAAGTCGCttgatgatattgatattattCGAACATTTACCGCAAAGAAGTCTCGGAAAGGACACTTGCCtcgtaattttatttaa
- the LOC100800391 gene encoding zinc finger MYM-type protein 1 isoform X1, whose product MRRFLVDRENIENVNVVQPEAELEPPLNNVVNEFNPNEIVRDPGRRKQINEYAPDIQDQVRRAYILKGPMQPDLSNFPRTQFGSVKRAFSKSWYKNYTWLEYSEIKDAAYCFYCFLFKQPGRAEHFGFEVFTKSGYRDWKHASQGLKGHVGSHNSLHNSCVKHYNDYNNQRQSVTSKFAKATKESEELYKIRLTCSLDCSRYLIAQGMAFRGHDESSTSLNKGNFREMVDWVKSQNEQVRDAFDRGGKNCKMTCGDIQKELATCCAHEVTKVIMEELGDRQFSVLIDESRDISVKEQMAVMLRFLNDKGNVVERFIALHHVTDTSSKSLKDALYGILDKYTLSISRIRGQGYDGASNMRGEFNGLQRKILDENPYAFYVHCYAHRLQLVVVSVTSSCSSIHDFFEYITLIVNTTSASCKRRDALTEAQHKDILNKLESGEISRGRGLHQSSSLTRPGDTRWGSHHTTLLRLDQMWSFVLKVLSMVDEDGRGPSQAAGLIEKMESFKFAFILRLMLKLFGITNELSNVLQRKDLNIVNAMELVDVVKARLGTMRESGWNNFFADVQGFCVAKSIPVPNMDDEIPVRGRSRAEGRTITNLHHYRAKIFYVAIDKICVEIDHRFSEGSNIILDCFSCLDPKNSFSKFDVDKLARLADIYHADFSDDDRGTIRDQLETYVLQVRRNASFSTCEDVQSLAMKMVQTEKHLVFPLVYKLIELALILPVSTASVERAFSAMKIIKSKLRNKINDVWFNDLMVCYIEREIFKSLDDIDIIRTFTAKKSRKGHLPRNFI is encoded by the exons ATGAGGAGATTTTTGGTTGATAGAGAAAATATTGAGAATGTGAATGTTGTGCAACCGGAAGCTGAATTAGAACCACCACTTAATAATGTGGTTAATGAGTTTAATCCAAATGAGATTGTGCGTGATCCAGGTCGTAGGAAACAAATTAATGAGTATGCTCCGGATATTCAAGACCAAGTGAGGAGGGCATATATATTGAAGGGTCCAATGCAACCAGATTTGTCAAACTTTCCTCGTACTCAATTTGGAAGTGTTAAAAGAGCATTTAGTAAATCATGGTATAAGAATTATACATGGTTAGAATACAGTGAGATAAAGGATGCAgcttattgtttttattgttttctatttaaGCAACCCGGGAGGGCCGAGCACTTTGGTTTTGAAGTCTTCACTAAAAGCGGATATAGAGATTGGAAGCATGCATCTCAAGGCTTGAAAGGTCATGTTGGTAGTCATAATAGTTTGCACAACTCATGTGTCAAGCACTACAATGATTATAATAATCAAAGACAAAGTGTGACAAGTAAGTTTGCTAAAGCAACCAAGGAATCAGAAGAATTGTATAAGATTCGTTTGACTTGTTCTTTAGATTGTTCAAGATATCTCATAGCACAAGGCATGGCTTTCCGTGGCCATGATGAATCCTCTACTTCGCTAAATAAGGGCAATTTTAGAGAGATGGTAGATTGGGTAAAATCTCAGAATGAACAAGTGAGGGATGCTTTTGACCGTGGTGGAAAAAATTGCAAAATGACTTGCGGTGACATTCAAAAGGAGCTTGCAACGTGTTGTGCACATGAAGTTACCAAGGTGATTATGGAAGAGCTTGGTGATAGACAATTCTCCGTGCTTATTGACGAGTCACGTGATATATCCGTCAAAGAGCAAATGGCGGTGATGTTGAG gtttttgaatgacaaagggaaTGTTGTGGAACGATTTATTGCTCTACATCATGTCACAGATACTTCATCTAAGTCATTAAAGGATGCTCTTTATGGTATTCTTGATAAGTACACATTATCTATTTCAAGGATACGAGGGCAAGGATATGATGGAGCTTCAAATATGAGAGGTGAATTTAATggtttgcaaagaaaaattctaGATGAAAATCCTTATGCTTTCTATGTCCATTGTTATGCTCACCGTTTGCAATTGGTTGTTGTGTCTGTTACTAGTAGTTGCTCATCTATTCATGATTTCTTTGAGTACATCACCTTGATTGTGAATACAACAAGTGCATCTTGTAAGAGGAGGGATGCTTTGACAGAGGCACAAcacaaagatattttaaataaacttgaGAGTGGTGAGATATCTAGAGGAAGGGGCTTACACCAATCATCTAGTCTCACTAGACCCGGGGATACTAGATGGGGTTCACATCATACTACATTGCTTCGTTTGGATCAAATGTGGTCCTTCGTGTTAAAGGTGCTTAGTATGGTTGATGAAGATGGACGTGGACCATCTCAAGCAGCAGGTTTGATAGAAAAAATGGAGAGCTTTaaatttgcttttattttgagGTTAATGTTAAAGTTGTTTGGTATCACAAACGAGCTTTCAAATGTATTGCAAAGAAAAGATCTTAATATTGTGAATGCCATGGAATTAGTTGATGTTGTCAAAGCTCGGTTGGGCACAATGAGAGAGAGTGgctggaataatttttttgccgATGTCCAAGGATTTTGTGTAGCTAAAAGTATTCCGGTACCAAATATGGATGACGAAATACCGGTTCGGGGTCGTTCAAGAGCAGAAGGGAGGACTATCACTAATCTTCATCATTACCGTGCAAAGATTTTTTATGTTGCTATTGATAAAATATGTGTGGAGATAGATCACCGCTTTAGTGAAGGAAGTAACATTATACTTGATTGCTTCTCATGTCTTGACCCCAAGAACTCTTTCTCCAAGTTTGATGTTGATAAGCTTGCTCGTCTTGCTGATATTTATCATGCAGACTTTTCTGATGATGACCGAGGAACAATTAGGGATCAACTTGAAACTTATGTGCTTCAAGTGAGAAGAAATGCTTCTTTTTCCACTTGCGAAGATGTTCAAAGTTTGGCTATGAAGATGGTTCAAACTGAGAAACATTTGGTATTTCCATTGGTTTATAAACTTATTGAGCTAGCTTTGATATTGCCGGTGTCGACAGCATCCGTTGAAAGAGCTTTTTCAGCAATGAAGATTATCAAGTCTAAATTGCGCAATAAGATCAACGATGTGTGGTTCAATGACTTGATGGTATGTTACATCGAGCGGGAGATATTCAAGTCGCttgatgatattgatattattCGAACATTTACCGCAAAGAAGTCTCGGAAAGGACACTTGCCtcgtaattttatttaa